From the Thomasclavelia ramosa DSM 1402 genome, the window AAAGATTTAGAAGATATTAAAGTTTTTGATGGTGGTGATCTTGAATTACCATTTGGAAATCCCCGCAAAGCATTAGATATAATCAAAGTAACAACAAAAACAATTATTAAAGCAAATAAATTACCATGTATGATTGGTGGCGAACATCTTGTTACGTTAGGAGCTTTTGAGGCAGTATTTGAGAAATATCCAGAGATACGTGTTATTCATTTCGATGCTCATACCGATCTACGTGATGAGTATTTAGGTGAAAAACTTTCCCATGCTTCTGTGATTAGACGAATATATGATTTAATTGGTGATAATAAAATATATCAATTTGGAATTCGTAGTGGTGAACGAGAAGAGTTTTGCTTTGCTAGAGAACATACTAATTTAAATAAATTTAATTTTACAGGACTATCAAAAGCAATTGAGGCATGCCGCGGGTATCCGGTGTATTTTACAATTGATCTAGATGTCTTGGATCCCAGTGTATTTCCAGGAACAGGAACGCCCGAAGCAGGAGGCGTGACTTTTATGGAACTATTAGAGGCGATGATTGTTGTAAGTGAGCTAAATGTAGTAGCTATGGATATTAATGAATTATCACCTGTTTATGATCAAAGTGGAGGATCAACGGCAGTCGCTTGCAAAGTATTAAGGGAATTATTATTAGCAATGAATAAAGGAGAAAATAAATGAAAAGAACGTTAATTATTGGTTGTGGTGGAGTTGCAACAGTAGCGATTCACAAATGTTGTCAAAACAGTGAGATATTTGAAGAAATTATGATTGCGTCAAGAACAAAAAGTAAATGTGATAAACTAAAAGCGCAGTTAGATGGGAAAACAAAAACAATTATTCATACAGCACAAGTTGATGCTGATAATGTTGAAGAGCTAGTTGCTTTAATGAAAGATTTCCAACCAGAGGTAGTTTTGAATCTTGCATTACCATACCAAGATTTAAAAATTATGGATGCTTGTTTGGAAGCTGGTTGTCATTATGTAGACACCGCTAACTATGAGCCGGAAGATACAGCAAAATTTGAGTATAGCTGGCAATGGGCATACCGTGAAAAATTTGAACAGGCGGGATTAACAGCGATTCTTGGATGTGGTTTTGATCCTGGGGTAACTGGTGTATTTAGTGCTTACGCTTTAAAGCATGAATTTGATGAAATTAATTATATTGATATTTTAGACTGTAATGGTGGGGATCATGGATATCCATTTGCAACAAATTTTAATCCAGAAATTAATATTCGCGAAGTATCTGCCAACGGAAGTTATTGGGAAGATGGACATTGGGTAGAGACAAAACCAATGGAAATTAAACGTGAATATGATTTTGCCCAAGTTGGTAAAAAAGATATGTATTTGTTGCATCACGAAGAGCTGGAGTCATTGGGTTTAAATATTCCGGGAATCAAACGAATTAGATTCTTTATGACTTTTGGCGAAAGCTATTTAACACATCTAAAGTGCTTAGAAAATGTAGGAATGACATCGATTGAACCAATTGAATATGAAGGTAAACAGATTATTCCATTGCAATTTTTAAAAGCAGTTCTACCAGATCCTGCCAGCTTAGGACCACGAACAGTTGGCAAAACAAATATTGGATGCATTTATCAAGGGAAAAAAGACGGTCAAGAAAAAAAATATTATTTATA encodes:
- the speB gene encoding agmatinase, which produces MWNKNIQTFIGLEASFDEAECVIFGAPMDSTTSYRPGTRFASSSMRQESFGLETYSPYQDKDLEDIKVFDGGDLELPFGNPRKALDIIKVTTKTIIKANKLPCMIGGEHLVTLGAFEAVFEKYPEIRVIHFDAHTDLRDEYLGEKLSHASVIRRIYDLIGDNKIYQFGIRSGEREEFCFAREHTNLNKFNFTGLSKAIEACRGYPVYFTIDLDVLDPSVFPGTGTPEAGGVTFMELLEAMIVVSELNVVAMDINELSPVYDQSGGSTAVACKVLRELLLAMNKGENK
- a CDS encoding saccharopine dehydrogenase family protein, producing the protein MKRTLIIGCGGVATVAIHKCCQNSEIFEEIMIASRTKSKCDKLKAQLDGKTKTIIHTAQVDADNVEELVALMKDFQPEVVLNLALPYQDLKIMDACLEAGCHYVDTANYEPEDTAKFEYSWQWAYREKFEQAGLTAILGCGFDPGVTGVFSAYALKHEFDEINYIDILDCNGGDHGYPFATNFNPEINIREVSANGSYWEDGHWVETKPMEIKREYDFAQVGKKDMYLLHHEELESLGLNIPGIKRIRFFMTFGESYLTHLKCLENVGMTSIEPIEYEGKQIIPLQFLKAVLPDPASLGPRTVGKTNIGCIYQGKKDGQEKKYYLYNVCDHQECYKEVGSQAVSYTTGVPAMIGTMLLLQGQWKRAGVYNVEEFDPDPFMEALNKWGLPWIEDHNPVLVD